The Rhopalosiphum maidis isolate BTI-1 chromosome 4, ASM367621v3, whole genome shotgun sequence region ttttgatattaaaaataataattttataatacttctaaagttttaaaaaggaTTAACAAAAGGGTTGATTTAACTAGATTATCtaactaaactaaaaaaatgtcaataacttatttaaaatatactttatttttgacatactaaaaatatcaaaatatatgtgtactattttcattgttatacattttgcttactaatacataggtaattttaatacattttaacattgtaATCTCAATTATCAATgttgtcataaataataatatatattatatttattgaaacaaaaaatagagATAATTTAagcactaatttttttaactagataaatataaatactttattcttaaagcgtattaaaaatattattttctatacttagattattcaaaatgtatttttatataactataaattagcCTAAATTTtgtcatcaaaaaaataaaacatattttattttaattatagagtAAATCATCTACAACTTCAATGCTATTACTATGTGCTGAAAACTTAGATGCCCATAACAAATACATTGATCGAAACAATGATTCAGATACTTTATCGGTAGCATCATCAAATCATTTTACAATTGTTAATGGCATAGGACATAATCGACATAAGTCTAGAAAGCCTACCACATGTTGTTGTGAACGACATCAGCTTACTGTATTGGTCATTTCTATGACAATAGTTTTCTTCCTAACAATTGTATACTGCATCTACTATGTTCACAGTAAGTTATAatgaattacaaatattatgctaaAAATATACAGAGCATCAAAAGTATTTgctttatgaaatataatttaatatatattttaatgacatttaagcaaatcaataaagaaaaatttaatacatttctaacacaaattcaaaaaactaaCCATGAATTCAGTTATTATAAgccacatattatgtatattttttatcccttctagtaaaaataaataaaaaaaaaaacaactatttcTTCTAACAGTACCAATTGAGAAAAAACTTAGATACTTTatcttagaaaaaaatactttttgttcatttatttctttaatctTGATTCATTTTACACAACCATGaagactatatttatatttgttttaataaatgttttaactcatcatattataaaatccaactattaaaaataatatttatatacctaaaataattattatttgctattaactataatatagcagctatattatcaataataacattttgtgtttatatattactattaaggtaatagtgaataatatattattttttttttttaggacatGCAATAAACTCTACAAGCAACTTTGCTTAAAAACTAAGTCATTCACTTCATCAATAATACAAAGATCCCAAAGAAATAtggactaatataataaaatggaatattataatttattaatcatgtAGTATATAAGAAGacaagaattataaatatatgtttaattatatacctactttaagattttatttaaattattgtattaaataaatcaatatgaattaaatcttaaaattggttttttataataataatataatacacaaatgaTCTCCTGTATAAACTatcttatatcataaataaattaaatatgcatgaaataaatatggatattttatatacactttcaaaatataactatgatTAAGCTATAAATAGTAAGGGAAATAGGAAAacctctaatataatattttaaaagaaaaaagaatttaTCTACAAAACAagtcaactaaaaaaataaaataaataatacacttacTTCGATATCAGATAATGTTTGAGTCCATCTGTAATTAGGCAAATCACAACCATTGCCTGCATTAGGTTTCAATTTTCCTTTTTCTTTTGGATCATCTTCATCTTCTTCAATTGGTTGTGATAATTCATTTGTTTCAAcagaattttttgaattatcagcttttaaattttttttctaaaacatacaattaaaaaaacaatattaacaagATACATTAGATGTTACAAAATTGGTACAAGGTTAGtacaaaatgattataatttatcaagaaatgataaaaatcaagtatacataattattttaacagactaccttaaaataaaaattatacacttatacaattaatagagatattgattgaaaaatacttttttttatatacattttatataaattatattttgtgcaaCACAATAAGTCTACAATAACagcatacctattattaaaacctacattttatgaataactaaatcatattttatatatcaaacaagaataaaaaattatatctttattgataaaaattatagaagcttttattgaatacattattttgtttcaaaactatttctatattatttttcaactagAAGATTTGGATGTCTAAGCCAGTTACAATAgcactaaatatataactatggtAGGACATCGTTTATTGtattaccatataaatatatttttaaatttaagaacacaaattatatgctgttatttaaataaccacTTCTTTAATACCAATTTCACTATATTCACAAAacagtaacaaaaataaataaatgtatacattataccactatattcaatattacatcCATGTGACATTGTATTCAAAAGAAATTAACTAATccattaaagtttaataagaACAATTTAACAATAGTAAACAGGAACAACttaagaaaacatttaaattgatgatatgttttaaaaatgtacttgttTATCATAACATAGAACATAATCCAaatcaatttatcaaataattttaagaatgttTTAACTGTGATTAAATTAAAGCGGTTATATGGAATTTTGAGTGAATTGAATAgactcaattaaataatttatttttttgttgacagttaatattttatattaattagaagtaattttaattttaattaaacacgtttacaatatttttggcaAAATCGACGCTTTAGGATCCATACACTTTCCTTGGCTgactaaatgaaaaaaaaataaactattaggGGTCCTAGAACAACTAGGCCAATAACAATATcaagattatttaattagtattgacATTGAATCAtaccatatattttacagcaactataattttgtaattcttttttttaactcaagtaatataaattgtataggtatgttTCTTACATCAAGTTTtacatactttatatataagtgatttttcaaatggtaaccaaaaaaattatgattttcagAGACTTttactataacatataaattaaaatttcaaacaaccaattaaaatatataaaacacggataaataaatataaaaccattaaagaccacaaattgattaaattacaataactacATTTAAACAGATAATAGCTaccaaatcataaatatatcactTCCTGAAACATtttcaagtttaataattaatacattaatttttttttttaataaaaatgataagtatTATCTAAAAGAAGTTCaataaagattatttaatttattttttcatcaaaaatatacCAACCTTTTGACCATCataccaataaaattataaatctgaaGTTTATCTTATCTTTCTAAATGTTGAcacttaatttatacttttagtttttattttaaaatgaaaacattactgcatattttaacacaaattaaatgaattgaaaaaaaaataaaaggaagACAATGGATCTTGAGTAAACattataagtcataaaaaaatttaatacataaaaaacaaatttttagatTACTAGTTTAGTTGATACAATAGATACAAATTACAACCTTCTtggttaaaatacatattattggtCACAAATTGGTAATACAGTAATCCCTCGTAATCCGCGAAGGTTACGTTCCAGCAAACCTATATGGATAACAAAACCGCGGATAACGAGACCATAAATCAATGTAAAAAGGGAGATTAggtttaacttttattaattttaaaaatcaattattaatcaattaataatgtgtaataactAGTGTTTCTAGTGTTCATGTAATAACGGTAAAACGTTATCGCAATCGCAAGGTTAGGTTATacgcaataatatgttatcgtgGACCCAACCGCGGATAACGAGGGATTACTGTAtatgcatgtgtgtgtgtgtggcaTATTGTTGCTTTTGCATTAGTCACATCAATTGTGttcttaactttaataaacaataaattgatgTATCATCAAAGTTAaaagtaagaacattatctatgCCTAAGCATTGGCTTAGATAATCAGATAAGTAAAATAGTTTCCATAAACagt contains the following coding sequences:
- the LOC113548522 gene encoding uncharacterized protein LOC113548522 produces the protein MSPKLDSVIDIDNTVIDVYRWSIPRPSFSSSRQDNSSDKSQPDSSTSPNQLSIKSKSSTTSMLLLCAENLDAHNKYIDRNNDSDTLSVASSNHFTIVNGIGHNRHKSRKPTTCCCERHQLTVLVISMTIVFFLTIVYCIYYVHRHAINSTSNFA